In Macaca mulatta isolate MMU2019108-1 chromosome 16, T2T-MMU8v2.0, whole genome shotgun sequence, the sequence CTATCCCTCTGTCTGTCTTACTCTCAGGCTATTAATACAAGCCCTGAGTCTGGCTGTACCCCCAGAACATGTGCCCCGCCCCCTACAACAAAATGCTGCCCCTCCCAGCTAGgtctgttgtttgtttcttttctgattgGCGCCAGGCTCATAGACCCCATGTAGGTAGAATATAACTTTCCATAAATAACCTCTAACCCGACCTACAATTTAGgcttcaggtttttttctttccccctcgTGGTAATGGGATTGCAGCCTGGGCTGATCCATCCTGTATCTTCAGGTCCCAGAAAGCAGACCCTAGGTTTGGGCATTGCTTGGAATTCCTGGTATCCCCATGTTGCCTTGCACATGGCAAGGACTCGGTACCTGTTGAGGAATGGTGGATTCTCTTCTACCCATGAGCAGCCACGTACTCGCAGTCTTTGCTTAGGCTATGCCTTCTGCCTAGAAGCCCCCTTCTCCACCCGGAATATCTCTAAGCAGCACCCACTCTGTGAAGCCTTCCCTAACCCCTATCCCTCATCCCCTCCACAGAGCAAATTACTCCTATCTTGGGTTCCCATAACACTTGGTACAGAACAGTGTGACCTGATTATTGCCCATATGCCCACCAGGCTCTGAGCAGCTCAAGTGAGGGGTAGGGCCAGGAACTGAGCTCAGTATGGCTGTGGGCAAAACATTTAACCCCTTGGTGCTTCAGTCTCCTCAGATTCAAACACCAacctggggctgggcgcggtggctcacgcctgtaatcccagcactttggaaggccaaggcgggcagatcacttgaggtcaggagttcaagactagtctggccaacatggtgaaaccctgtctctactaaaaaatacaaaaattagccaggcgtggtggtgtgcgcctgtaatcccagctactctggaggctgaggcaggagaatcacttgaacccgggaaggcagaagttgcagtgagccaagatcgtgacactgcactccagcctgggcaacagagcgagattatgtctcaaaacaaacaaacaaacaaacaaaccaaaaacacaaaCCTGGCCCCGAGCCCATATCCCCACCCACTGGACCACACTGCCTCTCAGGGATGGAGGACAGCTCTGTTTCCTACCTGCCTGCATATTCCGGGCCCTGAGACACTCATGAAGCATGGCTTTTCTGCGGGGGCTCACTGAGGCCTCCTCAGGGGCTGGAGCCACAGGAAGGGACCAGCCACTGATACCCACTCACACTTATCAAAGACTTGATGATAATGATTAATTCAAGTGAGTTATTGGTAGTTAAACTGACAAGTCATCAGGAGGGACCTCAGCTTTCTTTGTGGGGCTGGGTTCCCGCAAGGTAGGCTGGACTTAATTTAAAGCTTTCCAGTTGACCATCACACCTTAGGGCCACTGAAGAGTAACTTTAGGGTTACTCTTCATCTGAAGATGCTAACTCAGCTAGCATCCAGCACTATTAGACATCCCGGGGAGGTGAGACTTTGAGAAAAGTGCAGGAGGCTGGCCCGCTTTTGAAGATCCTACATTTCTACCTGGGAGACATAAAATCCCCACTTCGAAGAAGACGAAGTTTCCTGTGAACTGGTCCTGACTTGTACTTGGCTTTGTGTTGTCTATGACAGTACTAAGCAgagcttggccaggctggtcctccATGAATGACTgtcaaatggaaaacagaattaGGAACCAAAGTAGAGGTGTGGACTAAAGGGGCTGGAACCTCAGAGGAGAGAGGGATTATGGGAGATTGGAACATCTCTGGAAGGTTGGGGGAAGAGGTGACAAGTAACGTGAATCCTAAAGAAAGAAGATAAGTTATTGGATGGGCTAAGTGTGGATGGCAAACTAAGGAAGCAGGGATCTGCGTGACCATTTGGAGTCAGTAGGAAGCTTGGTggagtgggaggtgggagtcAAGCAGAGAAGCCCTCCCATGTCAGATTGGGAAACCTGTACTTGATCCTGGGCAAGGGGGAGCTATGGAAGGCTCTTGAGCAGGTGAGTGATACAATGAGAACAGCGTTTTTGGAAGCCAGCATGGAGAGGAGGCTGCTAAAAGGATACAGGGTTGAGGTTATTACTATGCCCTGGGTGAAGAAATGTGGTCTGGGTTTGGAAAGGAAGGGACAGACAtgacttttcaaaggaagacataattGCTGCAAGGGCCACCAGAGAGCACTCAAAGGTGTGTCCAAGGTTTGAACTCTAGTGACCAAGAGAAGGGTGTCAACTTTGACAGAAATGACATCGTGTGTGGTTGACAAAATGAGACCACATCCTTTCGGTCATGATTCATTGTCTTTATTAACAATGTCTCTGGACTCCGGAAGAACAGACTGTTAATTCATAAAGCAATATTAACATTGTCattctctacaagaaaaacttttGCATAAATAACTTAAGtgggaaaataaatatgtaacttaACTCTTTAAAAACCAGTACTTTCATTCTTGTGGACAAGTCCCACGTGGAAGGATTGCAAAAAAACGACCAGTCCTGCAGGCTTTCATATGGCATGtgcttttgtttaaaacattttttttttaacaattaaaaactACACACAAAGTAAGAGGTTGTCTGgaaaagattttcaaaaagatttttgGATGGCAGCTATTATGCTCTGCAGCTTCTCAGCATATGTACAGCACTTGTCGTTTTCCCCCCAATAATATTCTTTTAGTGTAAGATATGCCATCACATGTAAGAGCAGTAAGAAGCTATTTTCTAGGCAGAAATGTGTCTGTGAGTGGTGGGCAGAAGGCGGTGTCTCAAAAGGGATGTGCTGGTCTGTGAGTTCGTGATGGCTGCTCCCTTGAGCCTGGTGTCCTGGGACTTTGCACTTCTCTTCGGAAGGTGACTTTAACATATGGCTATGGGTTGGGGTAGGGATGCTGCTCTTTGGGAAGTTGGGGTGGATGTAATTTCTATCCCTCCCACCACCCTTGGACCCTCTCCTTTTCTGCCCCAATGGGTGATgttatttctttgagatggaggGGGGTGGAGGTAGCCAAACATCTGGGGAAGCCAGGCTGGAAAGCAGCATAGCTTCTCCCAGGAGTTTGTCAGCCATAAACATGTCAGCCATAAATAgactctttacttttttttttttttcctgtttgtttttcatctttggcTGTCAGATGAGAGCATCACAACTCTGAATTCTGGAAGGGACCTTGGCACTGAGTCAATGCAacctcattcattctctctctctctctctctctctctctctctctgtctctttctctctcacacacacttcTGCCCATTCAAAAGGCACTGGAGTCCTTGGAATCATATGCCAGTAGTCTCCTCGAGATCCTATTCCCACATCCACCCTCATTTTACAAAGTGGAAATTGAGATCCCAAAAGAGAATTGTGCAGTTCAAGGTTACACAGCAAATTAGTGGCAGAACCAGGCCTAGAAACCACATCTACAGATGCCCCCAGTCTTGTGCTCTGGGCACGCCGCAGGCTTTCTGATGGGCAGTGAGGTGCAAGGGGGAATCTTATCCAGCTTTCTTAACCAGTCCCTGGACTTTTCACACTCCCATACCGCTCCCTCAAAACCCCAGGGCGGTGAAAATGCTTCCATTTCTGCCTCCTCTGAAGTGGGACCAGCAAAGGTCGGCGGCCCCAGAGGTGGGGCTGCGTGGCTCAGTGTGTGTGACTCTCAACTCCCTCCCCCGCCCCGCGGGACCCCTCAGCTGGCGGACTGAGGGGGGCCTTCCAGGCGCCCGGGATTCCTCAGGGCCTGGAAGGTCTCAGCCCCCTGCCCTGGGTTGCAGGCATTtacaatgaaatataaacaaTCAAACCACGCGCAGAGGACAGAAACGTGGGGCGCGGGGCCGGGGCCAGGGCCGGGTCGCCCGCCGGTGGGGAGGGGCGCGGGCGGGCTCTAGTAGGCGTTCTCCAGCTCAGCCTGATTGGCTTTGGCCCCCCGGGCGCGGGGCCGCGGCTTCCGGCCCTTCTGCGGCCGAGCGGCCTCGGGACCGAAGTCCTTGAGCTCCGACTGGTTGTGGAAGCGGGTGAGGCGCTTGCACTTGCACGAGGCCACCAGGCGCACCTTGCGCGCGCGCGGCGCGGCACCACCGGGACACAGCAGCTGCACACGCTGCGCGCGGTAGCGGTCGGGGATGCAGCGAAAGTCGGGCCCACTCGGGCGCCACCACTTGCCGCGGCCGATGGCGTTGGGCAGCAGGCGTGCCGGGCCGCACTGGCCGGAGCACACCAACTCGGTGACTGGCTTGGCGCTGCGGCACTGCCCGTCGGTCACGTAGCGGGTGAAGTGCAGCTCTCGGCAGCTGTACTCGGACACGTCTGAGGAGAGAGGCGCGCGTGAGGGTGGCCGCCCGCCTGGCCACCCCTGCCCTGGCCCGGCCCGACTCCCTCCACCCCAGCCCTGCTTTTGCCAAGCCTGTCTCCAGAGGCTTTTTCCCCTGAACACCTATTGCAGGAAGGTCCCAGATGCTCTAGAGCTCGTGGAAAGCTCTCCTGCGCACCCTGTCCCCTCGGAGCCAAATGACTGTTGGGGTTCAAACACCAGGGCTCCATCGCTCACTGCTGGTGTcatcttgggcaagttccttaatctctctcttcttccagTCTGTAAAATGGGCCGCCCCAAGCACTGTGAGTTAATCCATTCCACACGCAATGCAGAGAATACCATTTGGCAGATATAGCTGAAAGCGTCGGCTGTTatatattactattatcatttctCTCCTGGGGTCCTCTTATGATTTAAGCCACACTTGTGCCACAGGGTCCCTGGCCTGGGCAGGGTAAGTGCTCGGCACACCTTCTGCCTGGCTCTGGCTTCTCCCAAATTCCttttccagccacttgggaggggtGAACAGGAGATGGAGAAAGGAGTAGAGGTTAATTGAAGGTAATAAATCAGGGCAGCTGCTGTGGTGGCGAGGGACTGAAGGGGAGGTGATCAGGACAGGAATTCATTAGACTTGAAAGGAATCAAAGGCAGTGTGTCCAACCCCCTCATTATCAATGAGAATACTGAGGCCCCGCCAGAGAAAAGAACTTGCCCAAAAGACTGGGCTGCATCTCCAGACTCCACTTCCCTGGGGTCCCAGCACCTTTTGGCTCCCACAAGAGTGGAGGCTCTGTGTTCGAGCACCcatgggaggctgggctgggggatGGAGCCGAGGGCTGTTTTTCACTCTAGTTACTTTCCTACCATAGGGGGACTGAGCTCTGACCCAAAATCTACAGGTTCAGCTGCCACAAACATTTACCTGGCTCTCTGCTGGGCACATTTCTTGTTCTGTGTTATCTGAATGGGCACCTCGTGGTGATACTCCCTGGGCAGGCAGAGATGGGGCTCCCAGGCCTGGCCTGATCCCCTGCACACACCTTGACCATGTCTCCTATGGTGGACTTAGATGGGTGGGAGCTTTTTAAATAGATGGTCGTGTGAGTACCAGTCCACCCCGCAAAGGTTTCATGGGGATAGTTCCAATGTGACACGAAAGAATGAAAAATAGTCTTAAGACCAAACCAGAGAGGGGACAGTGAaggctgctccccacccccactctggAGAGCAAGCACAGCAGGAGAGATGTGGCCACTGCCATTGTCTGGGGCTGCTTTCTGGTTTGTGGTCTGGTTTGCATCCTCACCTCTGCAgagctggggtgtgtgtgtggtcgGGGGGACATTTGCCCAGGGAAGGGGGCATTTTGGGGCTTTCCAAGAATAGTGCCCCAAGTCAGGCACTTCCTCTGCAGACTGTGACTTTGTTTTGAGCACGTGGCTTCCTTGGGGGCTGTGGCCTCTCATGGGAGTCCAGCAGGGTGGACATTTTGTGTTTGGGTTCCTTACAGCCCTTCAGGAGGTCACGGGAGCCCAGCTGACCTTGCCTAGAAGGGGAGCTGTGGGAGGAGGCACCCTTGTCCTCCATTTGGAAGACACAGGGTCCTGGCTGGCCTCCCATACAGTTGCCCTTTTTAGCACCCCATAGCCCCAACAGGTTATGAGGCAGGGAGGGCTGGGGTCCAGGAGCCTGGGCAGTGGACTTCTCTGCCACCTGGATAATGGCCAGAGGGCAGGGAAGCCCTCAGTCTGAAGTGTCATTCCAGCCCCCACCCACGGCCTCGTGATTCCTGCCAACCATACAGCCAGATgcacactgtcacctgggcttcTCTGTGCAGGCCTGACCAGGAACCCAGggtccctcttccttctccctcccctggaATGAGGCAAGGCTGGGAATGGGGTGGCCACTGAGGACGGATGTGCCTACTCCTGCGCAGAGGATGCTGTCTTCCCCTCCAGGGCCTGAACTCAGCTGCACCCATGTCAGGGGCTAAAACTGCGGAAAACTCTCATTCCTTCAAGTGCCAGCTCCCTGGGCAGGCCATGGGCAATGCACACTGCAGGGGTGCCTCTCTGGCCTTCCTCTCCCACTACTTTGTGGAGATCTATCCCCaacacccccccccacacaccagGGCTATCTTGCAGTTGATCAAACCAGATTCAAACCTCAGCTCTTCTCCTCACTACCAAGTTACTGAGTGCGTGGAGCCTGTTTCTTCCCCTTCAAGCTGGGGGTTCACCTCCTGGGGCTTCCATGACATGGGTCTGTGTCATGGAGACAGCCACCGCCAGCATAGAGTGTCTGGCACCCTGCAGGTGCTGTTCTGTGGATGGGAGGCTCCCTTACCTTGTTCCCTCCCCAATGGTACCAGCAGCTGGACGTGGCTCCTATGTTCCCAGCAGGAGATTCTTTGaaaccttttcttttctgagccCCGGAGCCTGTTCTGATAACCTGATGCCATACCCtcaccaccccagcctcctccctgcccTGGGCTCTCACCAGTGTCTGTTGCCTCATGCCCCTGCACCTGAATTAGAAGGCTGCACCAGTGAGCCATCCTTCCCCCATCTCCAGGCAAGACTGTTCCTTGACCAGTGCTGGCAGAGGCCAACAATCTTCACTGGGTCTACCCAGTCTTCCCAAAGCCTCCCAAAGAGAAGTTTCTAAAACCTCCCCAGGACCTTTTACTGAGAATTCTCTCCACCACCCCATACCTTTGGTCTCAAAGGGGTGGTGGGGAGGCCGCCCTCCGTTCTCCGCCCGGTTCATGGTCTTGTTGTTCTCCAGCTCCGGTGGAGGCTCGGGGTACTCTCCGAGCTCAGGGATGATTTCCGTGGCATCATTCTTGAAGGCCTGCCACCCCTGGCCCTCCACTACACGGAAGGCTGCGTGTACCAGCAGGCAGACAAGACACAGGGCTAGTGGGAGCTGCATGGTGCCAGCCAGAGGAGGGCACGCAGCCTTCCAGTAGCACAGGCTCTGGTCTCCAGCGGACACGGTCGCCTTTTTAAAGCCCCCCTCTGCCTCATGCCAGCCAATGAGGACaggctggggcagggctggtCCCATGTTTCCCTCAGCCCCCCCGGGGGGGAGGGAAAGGGGTGTGCTCAGAGCAAACCCTCGCCAAAGACTTCTCCTCTAGCTCAGCAAACTTCCAAATTGCTGCTGGCACTCCCAGGTGACCCAGAGAGAGGGGGCGTGTGAGGCAGGGCCCAAGCCTGCTCTCCGGCACCTCCCACGTGCTGGCGGCTGTGGTTTTCAGATATCAAAATGAGCTCCGGCTTTTAATTGTCTGTCTCCCTGGGCCCTCAGGCATTCTCAAAACAAACTGTGGACCCGCTCAACAAAGAGAATGTGCAGTTCCGAGTGCTTCGTGGGGCTGAGCCCAGCCTACTCCATTTCTCAGGCCAAGTTCATTTGTCACCCCACCAACAAATGGCCCAAGGGGTGTCTGACCTCCATAGACCCAGCTAGAGGCAAAATGATGCTTTTAAAGAAATCCCATCCGTCCTAACTTCACAAGTCTCAGCATTGATTGACCTAAGAAAGCCTCTCTTGGCATTCTCCggaaggcaagagagagaacTAGAGGGCCAGAGCAAGGGTGCCCACTTGGGAGATGGGGCAGGATTCTGGTTACAAACCGAGGATGCGCTGGTCACTCAGGCTCCTGTGATGGAGAGCACAGAGGAAATCCCAGCTCATGCTCCTCGGGGATCCTGTGCACCGTGACAGGCACTTCCGAGCCAGGGCACTCACTGTGGCTCGCAGGGTGATATACTGAAGACAGTCATTTCCCCAACCAGGCTGTGCGTGCAAGCAGACAACACCAAATTCCTTTCCTTAGCAAAAGCCACAGCCAGCGTTTTTAGtgctgacattttattttcttgtcttccaGCTggttacatttttcaaaaacatttttgagtCCTGTATGGAGAGCTTCATTGGTGCACACCACAGGATGTGTTCCATGAAGCCATCCCAGGACCGACTGGTCACAAAGAAGCTAGAAGAAATTGCCTTATTGGCCCTGCATATAATAAGCGGCACAGGGCCGGGGcggcagggaggggagggccgGTAGAGGCATGGGGGAGAAAGGTTCACACCTGAGGTGCCAGAAGAGAAAGGAGGGCCAGAGGAAGCTTTCATTGAAGACAGATTGTTTGAGGACAAGCAGCTCCTGCGAACAGGCTGCCCATATCTTCCTGGTATTTTAACTGGGTAATGAATCAGTATGCCCCACCTGCAGAGCCTCTGCAAGCCCTTTGCCACCTGCCTCAACTTGCAAGTCGCTGTGTCCATCTGCAGCCCACTGTCCTCCTTTCTATCATCCATCATCTGACACATGAATGCAGCTGCTCTGACAGTTTTACAAGCCAGACAGAAGCCCCCTCAGGAAGGGCCCTCTCTGATACCTGCTTCCTAAGTCAGTTTCCTTCAGGGCAGATGAAAACAGCTGTGGCCATTGTTGGGGGTGATCTATCTCTCCCAGCAGAGCCGGTAGTGTTGTGAGAAGCTGGCCCTCCGCGCCCCCTCCCCTTGTCTATGACCCTCCAGCCTCCTTTTCCCTCGATCTGGAATGTGGACTGTTAACCCTCTCATGGCCAGACGACTGCCTTCTCACAGTGGACTTGGGAGAGAGCAGTTCTGATGCCTGGGTTCCTTGAGCAGGTAGGATGGATGCTTATAGCCCCACCTGCTGTTGGGAGCAGCTGGACCATCTGCATTGAAGAGGCAGCAGGGTTCATCCCTGGAACACGTCTGCCACCTGCGGGTGACTGCAGGAAGGCAAGGCTCAGGACCAGACGTGATTTCCTgtcctttccttatttggaagtgaagtaatattaaatggaaaaagaagaatcCAGTGGACTTGAACCTCTAAATGATCTCCACCCCTCCCAATGGCTCAGTGAGAACCTGCTGTGACATCTGCCATTTCATTTAATGTTAAGTCATTGAAAGCTCTTTATTTTTACTCAGTCCACAAACTTGTCATTGTTCACAGTATTCCCTGGAATTAAACCCCCAGGGTTTTAGCTGACTCCTATTGTGAGTAGtttaggttatttccagtttttttcctattttcagcgaggctgctatgaacatccttgtacgactgaatttttttttttttttttttttttcagagtctctctgtggcccaggctagagtgcagtggcacaatcttggctcaatacaatctccacctcccaggttcaagtaattctcctgcctcagcctcctgagtagctgggattacaggcatgcaccaccacacccggctaattttgtatttttagtagagacgggtttctccatgttagtcaggctggtctcaaacttctgacctcaggtgatctgcccaactcagcctcccaaggtgctgggattagaggcttgagccaccacacctggcctcagagtaattttttaaattaaaatttttaaattaggatataattataaatttaaatatacttataagaaataaataaaagcctgggcaacatgatgagacctagtctctataaaaaatttaaaaattagctgggcatatggTGTcgcacgcctgtggtctcagctactcgggaggctaaggtgggaggatcacttgaggttgaggttgaggctgcagtgagccatacttgtgccactgcactccagcctggatgacggagtgagaccctgtctcaaaaaattaaaaaaaaaaaaaaaatacagactccATGTATCCTTTATCCAGTTTCCCCCAACAGTAATACCTTGAGAAACTATAAGACAATAGCACAACTAGGATATTGATATTGGCACAATTTACCAATCTTACCCACATCTCCCGTGGTTTAACCTGTACTCTCTGTGGG encodes:
- the SOST gene encoding sclerostin precursor; translation: MQLPLALCLVCLLVHAAFRVVEGQGWQAFKNDATEIIPELGEYPEPPPELENNKTMNRAENGGRPPHHPFETKDVSEYSCRELHFTRYVTDGQCRSAKPVTELVCSGQCGPARLLPNAIGRGKWWRPSGPDFRCIPDRYRAQRVQLLCPGGAAPRARKVRLVASCKCKRLTRFHNQSELKDFGPEAARPQKGRKPRPRARGAKANQAELENAY